In the Oryzias latipes chromosome 9, ASM223467v1 genome, one interval contains:
- the LOC105354811 gene encoding uncharacterized protein LOC105354811, which produces MYSRSDSMTVTLPQERFAFRSTEPEVFTFERIAPQATAVSSVVPVRPRKRCIRVMYPAKVRMHLPPPEKSQAKRWLVILCLVVLWQIYTEEPCMDAPLASAESSVSDYQSFPFQSAGDPTAQLPDLRASAPSSCEETASPEQILPSAACLKPTQETDAFEQSAGKSYVVALLVYHRLGNDN; this is translated from the coding sequence ATGTACTCTCGCTCCGACAGCATGACCGTGACATTACCGCAGGAAAGGTTCGCCTTCCGCAGCACGGAGCCGGAGGTCTTCACCTTCGAGCGCATCGCGCCTCAAGCCACCGCCGTCAGCTCCGTCGTGCCGGTCCGGCCGAGGAAGCGCTGCATTCGGGTCATGTACCCCGCTAAAGTCCGCATGCACCTTCCTCCACCCGAGAAGAGCCAGGCGAAGCGCTGGCTGGTCATCCTGTGCCTGGTGGTGCTGTGGCAGATCTACACCGAGGAGCCCTGCATGGACGCGCCGCTCGCCAGCGCAGAGAGCTCCGTCAGCGACTACCAGAGCTTCCCCTTCCAGTCTGCGGGGGATCCGACCGCTCAGCTCCCGGACTTACGCGCCTCCGCGCCGAGCAGCTGCGAGGAAACCGCGTCTCCCGAGCAGATCCTCCCGAGCGCGGCGTGCCTGAAGCCGACGCAGGAGACGGACGCATTCGAGCAGAGCGCAGGGAAGAGCTACGTGGTGGCCCTGCTGGTCTATCACCGGCTGGGCAACGACAACTAA